A segment of the Symmachiella macrocystis genome:
CGCTGCGAGAAAACCAACTTGTGTCCGGCCAATATAAGTCGTCGAGTCGTTCATGATGCCTATTATGTCGAATGACTCACCTCAGCGGCAATGCACCCCAGCGAGAAAACATCAGCCCGCTACTGCGTTGCGGCTTCCATCAAATTTTGCTCGGTGGCCTCTTCGCGGGAAAACGTTCCGGTCAGCCGCCCGTCGCTGAGTACCAAGATTCGGTCGCACAGCGTTAATAATTCCGGCAATTCGCTCGAAGTCACTAAGATCCCCATCCCCTGCCGACATAGTTCATCCGCCAACCGATAAATCTCCGCCTTGGCCCCCACGTCGATTCCTCGTGTTGGGTCGTCCAACAACAACACTTGAGGCTGTGTCCGCAGCCACCGCGCGATAATGCACTTTTGTTGATTCCCCCCACTCAATTCCGTAATCGCCGCCCCCGGTCCGGAAGTCCGTATCCCCAATTTCGCAATCGACTCCTCAGCTGCACGCTGTTCCGCGCGGCTGGAGACAAACCCACCGGCGGTTAATTTCTCCAGGCTCGACAACGTGATATTCGCTCCCACGTCGACATTCTCAAACAGCCCCAACCGCTTGCGATCCTCCGCCACCAACGCCATTCCCGCCTGCAGCGCTTCGCGGGGATGCGAAAAGTTTATTGTCCGTCCGCACAGAGAAATCGTGCCTTCCGTCTCCCCCTCCGCCATGCCGAACAGCACTTCCAACAACTCCGTCCGCCCCGCCCCCAACAATCCGGCAATGCCCAGAATCTCACCAGCATGCAACGTAAAACTGATATCAGCTAACCGCCAACGTTTCGCCGAACCTGCCACAGCTAAGCGCAGATTCTCCACGCGCAGGACTTCTTCACCAATCGCGCGGCCGGCGGCAAATGCCTCGGCATCGATTTCGCGTCCCACCATCAGATGAGTCACAGCGGTCACGTTGGTCTCCGCCGGAGCAACGGTCGCAATCCACTCTCCATCGCGGAGCACCGTGATGCGGTCCGCCAAGCGGAAGACTTCTTCCATTTTGTGCGAGATGTACAGGATCGTCACGCCTTGTTGTTTCAAATCGGCGATTACGCGAAACAACCGCTCCGTCTCAACACCGGTCAGCGCCGACGTCGGTTCGTCCATGATCAGAATACGGTTTTCCAACAGCAGCGCCTTGGCGATTTCGACCAACTGCTGATCCCCCACCCGCAACCGCGCCACCGGTGTGTCGGGTGAGATTTCACACCCCAACCTCCGCAACAACTCCCCCGCCTTGTCATGCATGGTGCGGTCATCCAGAAATCCCCACCCCGCTCGTAACTCGCGACCCAAAAAGATATTCGCCGCCACCGACAATTCATCCACCAGATTCAATTCCTGATGAATGATGCTCACCCCGGCCGCTTCGGCATCCCGCGTCGAGGTAAACCGCACCGCACGCCCGGCGATCCGCAATTCCCCCTCGTAATCGCAATTGATTCCTGCCAGGATCTTCATCAACGTCGATTTACCGGCGCCGTTCTCACCCACAATCGCATGCGTCTCCCCCGCGGAAATCGCTAACGACACATCATCCAACGCCACAACACCCGGAAACCGCTGCGTCACGCGAGCAACCTCAATCACCGGCACGTCGTTGTTGGGAGAATGATTGGACACGGATGAACGTAGGGTGCGTCGCGACGCACCTTTCTATATAGGACAAAAGATATAAAATTAACAAAAACGGCTCAGCAGGAGCTTCACCCTCCCGGGATGTCGTATTTCTATCGTGCGGTCACTAATTAATTCCGTGACCGCATTTCCAAAAACTTCTTCAATGCCAACACGCCCAAGATCACCGCCGCCGTGCTGCCGCCGATCATCAGTTTGTAATCGCTCGACAACACCGCTGTGATCACGCCTCCCAGCAGCGAGAGGATGAAGATATTCACGACGCCTAATCCGCCGGGAAAGAATTGTTTCTTTAAGGCTCCTGCGTTGCGCAATTCGTTAAACGCGACCGCCAACACGACCAATGCACCGACAATCAAACCTTGGAACTCATCGGGATTCGTCTTCACGGTCTTCGCCACGGAGTCAATCACCACCCGCAAAAACAGAGCACCGAGCATGACACCCGGGATTGTTCCGATGCCGCCGGCCAGCGAACAACCTCCCACCACGGCCGCGGCAATCGCGTTCAACTCATAGCCCATTCCCTGCGTCGCTGGGTTCGACATGCCGACGTAACTGCTGTACAAAATCCCCGCGATCGCAGCGGTCACCGTCCCCACGCAATAGGCCAACCACTTCAAGCGATCGGTACGGATCCCGCTCAACTTGGCCGCCTCTTCATTCCCGCCCAGAGCATACAAATGCCGACCGATGACCGTTTTGCTCATCAAGATCCATATCAATCCGCTCAGCACCAGAAATATCACCAGCGGAATCCACCAGCGGCTTCCCCAACTGCGGAACGATGCATCGTTGACATAGATTTGCGTATTGCGGCCTTGCGTCGTAACAGCGGCTGTCACGTCTTGTACCAACACCCGCGCCAATGACCGCAAACCGACCAGCGAAGCCAATGTTGCAATGAATGGCGGCAGCCCGATCACCGTAATCAACCACGCATGAAAACTGCCGATCAATACCGCCACCAACAGCGTTCCCGCAACGGCCGCGCATAAAATCCCCGCACCCAGTTCTCGCGTCTGCAGATTGCCGGCATCGTCGACCGGCGCCAGGGCAATCATAATCGACGTGCAGATCGCCCCGCTGAAGGCGATCACCGAGCCGCTGGAAAGGTCAATTCCCCCCGCAATGATCACCGTGGCAGCGCCTAATGCAAAGATCCCCAGCAGCGATGCTTGCCGCAAGATCTCCGCCGCATTCTGGCTGGGCTTTTGCCTGTAGGAGTCATCCATGCCGGCAGTGATCCCGACGACCACCAATATGGCGAACAGCAACCCCAGCTCATTCCCGTACCGCTGCAACCAGCGCGCGAGATTGCCGGGATTCGAATCATTGCGGGACATGAAAACGCTTCTGTGAGAGATGATCGACGGGACGAGTGACTACGCGCCGTTGGACTATGAACCGCTCAACCCATGCTCACGCAACCAGGCGCGGAATTCACTCAGCGTGAGGAATTCGGTTTGGGGGTCGAACATATCGCGCTTCAGCGACGTCGTCCCATCCGGCACAACAACCTTCAATCCCGTGCGACACAAATCGCCTCCTTCGCTCCCCTGATCTGGGAGAAGTTCCGCGACCGTCGCCTGATCCTCCTCAACCATCGCTTTGAGCAATTGGACTCCTTGATAACCCATCTGATACGGATTTTGCACGACCATCACATCCACCATGCCATCGGCCATGGCTTCAATCGCCGGTGGCTCCGCATCGAAACCGACGATTTTGACTTTGTTGCGGATTCCCAGCTCCTTCACGATATCGACAATCGCCGGTGTGTTGTAGGACCAGATACCGACCAACAAATTCAAATTCGGATTGCGGTCCAGCGCATCACGCACGTTCTTCCGCGCGGGGTCAGCCTTACCGCCGTCTCCCATATTTTCTTTGGCGTTAATTTTCGCCCCCACCCCTTCGGCAAACCCACCGATGCGTTCGATCGCATTGGTCGCCCCTTTGAGGCCTACAAATGTCGCATACTCGCCCCCGTCGGGTAACAGTGCCTGGGCGGCCACTCCCAATTCGCGGCCCCCCTGTATATTGTCGGTTCCCAAATAAGCAAAGCGTGCATCGCGGGCGGTATCGCGATCGACGTCGGAATCGATCGTAACCACTTTAATGCCGCTTTCGCGCAGGTGGCGCAATTCATCCGCGATCGCTGCATTTTTGGCATCAGTCACGGAAATTCCCACCGCCGCCACGTCGGTCGAATTTGCGTACTGTTTGAGTTTGTTGATCTGCCCTTCGACTTCGTAGTCGTTGCGATCGACCATTACGGTCAGGCCCGCCTCCTCAACCTTCAGTTCCGCTGCCGCATCGCGGGCCCCCGTAGCGGCCGCATCCCAGTAGGGGGAGTTGCCGTTCGTTAATATGATAATCCGTTTGGCCACCGGTTCGGGCACTTCAGCGGAACCACACCCGCTAGTGCTGACCGCCAAACCAAGCAACAGACAACCGGCAATCATCGAACGAATACGCATAGCTAACGAGGCCTCAATTCAGGGAAAGTCGCAATGCCGCCCAAGCAAGCGAGCAGCGGAGACATGCCAAGCCTCCCAGAATAAGCCCCACCCACAGTCGCGTCAACGAATGAGGGAATCGCATAAGCCTTCCCCTCAACGGGGTAGCAGCGATTGGGAACCAATCGGTGTGCCGCAAGCACAAGAAGCCGCAATTTGGGCGTCTCCCTGCTATACAATTGCCCTCTCAAGTTCGAAGCGGCAACCGCACCGCCTTGCGGGCTACGCCCGCCCCCAGTGGAAGAAGTTGTGCCGTTATTTCCGGGCAAACGAACCGGAGAGCATACCGGCGTCGAAGTATTGCGGGACGGTTCCGTCCGCGGCATACAGATACAGCGCCGCCAAGACAATCGAATCCAGCGTCGTCGAAATCAACGAAACCAACAACAACATCAGCACCCCGATCCCAATCACGACCCCGCCGACCACGGCGCCGGCTGAGCTGATCAGATAGGCCCCCAGCGCGATGACGGCAAAGCACGGCAGACAACATAGAAACGTGATGATGCCGATCCCAAAATTCGCTGAGAGTGCTTCGCCCCACGTTTTGCGAATGATCGATGCGGACCGTTTAAACGCTGTCATTGGATCGGCCTTTTCCACCACCAACACTGGCACGACGAAAAACGTCGTGATCGACCACGCCATTCCAATCAAGCCGGTCACGATTTGCCCGACGCGTTCCGATTTCGATTCGATCACCTTGAGGATCATTCCCACCGAAGCGGCCACCAACGCCCAGCCTAAGATCTGCGGCAACCGTCGCGAAGCCGCCCCCAGTCCGTCGGACAACGTCGGATTCTGCCCCTGAAACCGCAGCACCGCACAGGCAACGAGTGCGGAGTTGAAAAAGATGATCACAAAATAGTTCACGAAATAAAACGCGAACATGATGACATAGGCGAGCGGATTCTGCGGCGCCTGTTGGTCATCCATCACGACTTGAAAGTACTCGGTATTCCACAACGGCACCGCAAAACTGGCCAACACCAGCAAACAGCAAAACCCGCTAATCAAGGGGAACAGCATCAATTCCTTATCCAACCTCAACACATTCAGGCTGGCCTTAGCCAATTCCCAACCATTGGCAATACGTGCAAACATGAGCGGTTCCTTGCGATGAGCGGGTGTGTGATTGAAGAAAATGCCGGAAAAAAGACCTTGTCCTGTCGGAAGTATGCCACACTATTGCCCGCTGGTCCACAACAATTCACCAATTGCGCCGCGTAGGGTGCGTCGCGACGCACCTTTCCATGCCGTACGAGAGATGACTCGCTAAAAAAAGACTCGCGCAAAGACGCGGAGCCGCCAAGAAGAAAAAAGGAAACTGCTAAATCCTGCGTTAATAAATCAATAGTTCCCATTTCCAACCAAGCCGCGCGTCACCAATTCAAATAATCACAACAACTGATGCTTACAAAACACCTCTCTGCGTCTTGGAGCCTCTGCGCGAGGCCTTTCTTTTCCTAAGAAAATCGATGCGGCAAATCTACCGCACAATTTTCAATCCGCACCAATCAGCCCCGCCCCCGCTACACCAATTCCCGCACCACTTCCCCTTGCGGCAGCGCCACAATTGGCCGGCCGTCGTTGGTGTGAAATTCGTCGTGTGGATTCAGCCCCAGTGCGTGATAGATTGTACGCGCGAAATCGGGCACGGTCAGCCGTCGTGACTTGGGATAGGCCCCGGTGCGATCACTTTCGCCGATCAACTGCCCCGGTTTGATTCCACCGCCGCTGAGAGTCAAACTAAAACAATTGGACCAATGGTCGCGGCCACCGCGGACTTTGTTGATCACCGGCGTGCGGCCGAATTCGCCGACTGTAACCACCAACGTATTTTCCAACATGCCGCGATCCTGCAAGTCTTCCAGCAATGCCGAATAGGCACTGTCGTAGACCGGCAACTCCTTGCGCATCGTGTCCCAGTGGTTGAAGTGCGTATCGTAGCCACGGAACGCATGCCCCTGGACACGCACAAACCGCGACCCGGCTTCGATCAATCGCCGCGCGAGCAACATCCGTTGCCCCACGCGATTGCGGCCGTAGGCATCGCGGACTTTGTCCGGTTCTTGCGACAAATCAAACGCTTGTTTTGTCTTGGGTGAGGCGAGTATCGAAAACGCCTTTTCATAAAACGAATCGGTCACGCCAAACGCCGCTTGCGACTCCACTTGTTCTTGATAGGCATCCAGCGCCGACAACAACCGCTGTCGCCCGTCGAAGCGATCCATGTCGACCGCGTCGGGCCGGGCGAAGTTGCTCAAATCGATCGGGCCACGATTGGGGTCTTGGCGAATTTCGATGGGATCGAACTTGCGGCCTAGGTAGCCCCCTTTGCCCACATCGGGACGATAGGTTTTTCCCAGTTGGACAAATCCGGGAACATCTGCCGCCGACTGCTGTTGCTGCATCACAGCAGCGCCGAATCCGGCGGGGGTGAACCCCGGCAATTTTTGGCGGCCGGAGTTCAGATAATAATGCCCCAGCGGATGCCCCGTCACGGTGGAGGTCATCGAGCGAATGACCGAATACAATTGCGACGATTGTGCCAACTTGGGCATCAACTCATTGACCAGCAGTCCCGGCGTCGCCGTCTGAATCGGCTGAAACTCACCACGGATTTCGACCGGCGCGTGCGGCTTGAGGTCGTAGGTCTCGATCTGACTCGGACCACCCAGCAGCCACAGGAAAATGCAATTCACATCCTTCGGTCGCGCCGCCTCATCGCTGAGCGCTTGCTGTCGCAGCCAATTCGGCAGGCTCAGCCCCAGCCCGGAGATCCCGCCAATGCGGAGCGCCTCCCGCCGGGAAACCCCGCCGCAGGTTTGATCGTTCCCCGTATAAAACCCGAGCATCTCCGCTCCCGAACCTGCAGCATGGAAACATTCACAGACGTCGATACGCAAGAAATATCATAACGTTTCCCCCAATCGCCTCACAACACCAACCGACCGCTCAACCTAGCAATTGCTCCGACAAAAACACCGCGTGCCAAGTGTTTTGCCTCATTGAAATAATAGAAGCGGGTGCCACTGGCTTTGAGAGTGCAATGATCAAAGTGTACGTTACTCCTAACGCAGCTTTTGCGGCAACGATAGAAAAATTCAACCACGAAAAAAACGAAAGGCACGAAAAAGGATTTATGTTTCTCATACAACTTTTGTTATGAGTTCTACTTCAGCGTCGCAAGCCTTTGCCGTTGCCTCTGCATTGCTTTCGTGTTTTTCGTTTCTTTCGTGGTTTACTTTTTTAGGGATCAACTGAAGATTTGCGAGTGTCGCAAAGACTCTGATCGGTATTCCTGCAAAACACTGGCCAAGCCAGTGGCACCCGACTTATTTGGTTTGACCGAGCA
Coding sequences within it:
- a CDS encoding sugar ABC transporter ATP-binding protein, translating into MSNHSPNNDVPVIEVARVTQRFPGVVALDDVSLAISAGETHAIVGENGAGKSTLMKILAGINCDYEGELRIAGRAVRFTSTRDAEAAGVSIIHQELNLVDELSVAANIFLGRELRAGWGFLDDRTMHDKAGELLRRLGCEISPDTPVARLRVGDQQLVEIAKALLLENRILIMDEPTSALTGVETERLFRVIADLKQQGVTILYISHKMEEVFRLADRITVLRDGEWIATVAPAETNVTAVTHLMVGREIDAEAFAAGRAIGEEVLRVENLRLAVAGSAKRWRLADISFTLHAGEILGIAGLLGAGRTELLEVLFGMAEGETEGTISLCGRTINFSHPREALQAGMALVAEDRKRLGLFENVDVGANITLSSLEKLTAGGFVSSRAEQRAAEESIAKLGIRTSGPGAAITELSGGNQQKCIIARWLRTQPQVLLLDDPTRGIDVGAKAEIYRLADELCRQGMGILVTSSELPELLTLCDRILVLSDGRLTGTFSREEATEQNLMEAATQ
- a CDS encoding DUF6159 family protein is translated as MFARIANGWELAKASLNVLRLDKELMLFPLISGFCCLLVLASFAVPLWNTEYFQVVMDDQQAPQNPLAYVIMFAFYFVNYFVIIFFNSALVACAVLRFQGQNPTLSDGLGAASRRLPQILGWALVAASVGMILKVIESKSERVGQIVTGLIGMAWSITTFFVVPVLVVEKADPMTAFKRSASIIRKTWGEALSANFGIGIITFLCCLPCFAVIALGAYLISSAGAVVGGVVIGIGVLMLLLVSLISTTLDSIVLAALYLYAADGTVPQYFDAGMLSGSFARK
- a CDS encoding DUF1501 domain-containing protein, whose translation is MLGFYTGNDQTCGGVSRREALRIGGISGLGLSLPNWLRQQALSDEAARPKDVNCIFLWLLGGPSQIETYDLKPHAPVEIRGEFQPIQTATPGLLVNELMPKLAQSSQLYSVIRSMTSTVTGHPLGHYYLNSGRQKLPGFTPAGFGAAVMQQQQSAADVPGFVQLGKTYRPDVGKGGYLGRKFDPIEIRQDPNRGPIDLSNFARPDAVDMDRFDGRQRLLSALDAYQEQVESQAAFGVTDSFYEKAFSILASPKTKQAFDLSQEPDKVRDAYGRNRVGQRMLLARRLIEAGSRFVRVQGHAFRGYDTHFNHWDTMRKELPVYDSAYSALLEDLQDRGMLENTLVVTVGEFGRTPVINKVRGGRDHWSNCFSLTLSGGGIKPGQLIGESDRTGAYPKSRRLTVPDFARTIYHALGLNPHDEFHTNDGRPIVALPQGEVVRELV
- a CDS encoding substrate-binding domain-containing protein, with product MRIRSMIAGCLLLGLAVSTSGCGSAEVPEPVAKRIIILTNGNSPYWDAAATGARDAAAELKVEEAGLTVMVDRNDYEVEGQINKLKQYANSTDVAAVGISVTDAKNAAIADELRHLRESGIKVVTIDSDVDRDTARDARFAYLGTDNIQGGRELGVAAQALLPDGGEYATFVGLKGATNAIERIGGFAEGVGAKINAKENMGDGGKADPARKNVRDALDRNPNLNLLVGIWSYNTPAIVDIVKELGIRNKVKIVGFDAEPPAIEAMADGMVDVMVVQNPYQMGYQGVQLLKAMVEEDQATVAELLPDQGSEGGDLCRTGLKVVVPDGTTSLKRDMFDPQTEFLTLSEFRAWLREHGLSGS
- a CDS encoding ABC transporter permease, with product MSRNDSNPGNLARWLQRYGNELGLLFAILVVVGITAGMDDSYRQKPSQNAAEILRQASLLGIFALGAATVIIAGGIDLSSGSVIAFSGAICTSIMIALAPVDDAGNLQTRELGAGILCAAVAGTLLVAVLIGSFHAWLITVIGLPPFIATLASLVGLRSLARVLVQDVTAAVTTQGRNTQIYVNDASFRSWGSRWWIPLVIFLVLSGLIWILMSKTVIGRHLYALGGNEEAAKLSGIRTDRLKWLAYCVGTVTAAIAGILYSSYVGMSNPATQGMGYELNAIAAAVVGGCSLAGGIGTIPGVMLGALFLRVVIDSVAKTVKTNPDEFQGLIVGALVVLAVAFNELRNAGALKKQFFPGGLGVVNIFILSLLGGVITAVLSSDYKLMIGGSTAAVILGVLALKKFLEMRSRN